Proteins co-encoded in one Coriobacterium glomerans PW2 genomic window:
- a CDS encoding KUP/HAK/KT family potassium transporter encodes MSIPPEIEPPEPMDLFESDKTAVPPDAVPAAVLDRSKGSAPRPKRAPRTTAHPSASRIPIGISAMLVTLGVVYGDIGTSPMYVTKALLAGNGGINSVTQEFILGALSLVIWTLTLLTTVKYVLISLRADNHGEGGIFALYSIVRRYGKWLIIPAMLGGSALLADGVLTPAVTITTAIEGLRTIPDMHAIMGDSQTNVVIITLVIVSVLFIVQRAGTSRIGRTFGPVMTLWFLFLGASGLIYVAGNPVVLLAFNPAYGLSFLFSANNHAGVMIMGSCFLATTGAEALYSDMGHVGRGNIYATWPFVKICLLLSYLGQGAWLLANRGETPLARIADLNPFFEMLGSGLRPFAVVLSTMAAIIASQALITGAFSLVSEASRLDLMPHMQIFYPAETKGQLYIPMVNHVLWIGCAIVVVLFQSSAHMEAAYGLAITITMISTSLLLFFFLHNVLKLRLLPWLFVVFFVALEGFFFVASLTKFFHGGYFTILMAALIMGVMVSWLAGTSVERRQATLLPLRNYLNQLDRLRTDTTYELISDNLVYLTNDTNTDFLDRDVLYSILDKHPKRARAWWFLNIEVMEDPFTFAYSVEDFGTDYVFRVHLFLGYKVNQRVNAYLRQVVSDLSASGELPPQTHDYSVYKKPGRIGSFMFCVLRKTLAPESDVNSHERAAISLKYAIRRFAGSPVRWYGLENSAVFNEYVPMFTKFKAVDKLHRIAPNERP; translated from the coding sequence ATGTCGATTCCACCCGAGATAGAGCCTCCCGAGCCCATGGACCTGTTCGAATCCGATAAAACAGCGGTACCGCCCGATGCGGTTCCCGCCGCGGTCCTCGATCGCTCCAAGGGTAGCGCTCCGCGCCCGAAGCGAGCACCTCGGACCACGGCGCATCCGAGTGCGAGCAGAATCCCTATCGGGATCTCGGCGATGCTTGTAACCTTGGGCGTCGTCTACGGCGATATCGGGACATCACCCATGTATGTCACCAAAGCGCTTCTCGCTGGAAACGGCGGCATAAACTCGGTTACACAGGAATTCATCTTGGGTGCGCTGTCTCTTGTCATCTGGACGCTCACACTGCTCACCACGGTGAAATACGTCCTCATCTCTCTGCGAGCCGATAACCATGGAGAGGGCGGCATCTTCGCTCTGTACAGCATTGTGCGGCGGTACGGCAAGTGGCTGATCATCCCCGCCATGCTCGGCGGGTCGGCGCTGCTCGCCGACGGCGTGCTCACGCCAGCGGTTACCATCACGACCGCGATCGAGGGTCTGCGCACCATTCCCGACATGCATGCGATCATGGGAGACAGCCAGACCAACGTCGTCATCATCACCCTTGTCATCGTATCCGTACTGTTCATAGTCCAGCGCGCGGGCACGAGCCGCATAGGCAGGACCTTCGGACCGGTCATGACCTTATGGTTTCTCTTTCTAGGCGCGAGCGGCCTCATCTACGTCGCTGGAAACCCCGTGGTGCTGCTGGCGTTCAACCCTGCCTACGGGCTCTCATTTCTATTCTCTGCGAACAACCACGCCGGCGTCATGATCATGGGCAGCTGCTTTCTGGCCACGACCGGAGCGGAGGCGCTCTACTCCGATATGGGCCACGTGGGCCGGGGCAACATATACGCGACGTGGCCGTTCGTGAAGATTTGCCTGCTTCTCTCGTATCTGGGCCAAGGAGCCTGGCTGCTCGCAAACCGCGGAGAGACCCCCCTCGCGCGAATCGCCGATCTGAACCCGTTTTTCGAGATGCTCGGCAGCGGCCTGCGCCCCTTCGCGGTCGTGCTTTCGACGATGGCGGCGATCATCGCCTCGCAGGCTCTCATCACCGGCGCGTTCTCACTCGTATCGGAAGCCAGCCGGCTCGATCTCATGCCTCATATGCAGATCTTCTATCCGGCTGAGACGAAGGGCCAGCTCTACATCCCCATGGTCAACCACGTCTTGTGGATCGGGTGCGCGATCGTCGTCGTGTTGTTCCAGTCCTCCGCCCATATGGAGGCGGCCTATGGGCTCGCCATCACCATCACCATGATTTCGACCTCGCTGCTGCTGTTCTTCTTCTTGCACAACGTTTTGAAACTGCGGTTGCTGCCCTGGCTCTTCGTCGTCTTCTTCGTCGCGCTCGAAGGCTTCTTCTTCGTCGCGTCGCTCACGAAATTCTTCCATGGGGGCTATTTCACGATCCTCATGGCGGCCCTTATCATGGGTGTCATGGTGAGCTGGCTGGCCGGTACCTCCGTTGAGCGACGGCAGGCGACGCTTCTGCCCCTGCGCAACTATCTGAATCAGCTCGATCGGCTGCGCACGGATACAACATATGAGCTGATCAGCGACAACTTGGTCTATCTCACGAATGACACGAACACCGACTTTCTCGATCGCGATGTGCTGTACTCGATTCTCGACAAGCACCCCAAGCGGGCACGCGCATGGTGGTTCCTGAACATCGAGGTCATGGAGGATCCCTTCACGTTTGCCTATTCAGTCGAGGACTTCGGCACGGATTATGTGTTTCGCGTCCATCTGTTCCTCGGCTACAAGGTCAACCAGCGCGTGAACGCCTATCTGCGCCAAGTCGTCTCCGATCTGTCCGCATCCGGTGAGCTGCCCCCGCAGACTCATGACTATTCCGTCTACAAGAAGCCTGGTCGCATAGGATCGTTCATGTTCTGCGTGCTGAGAAAGACTCTCGCACCCGAGTCGGACGTCAACAGCCATGAGCGCGCCGCGATAAGCCTGAAATACGCGATCCGTCGCTTCGCGGGATCGCCGGTTCGCTGGTACGGTCTGGAGAACTCGGCGGTGTTCAACGAGTACGTGCCGATGTTCACCAAATTCAAAGCCGTGGACAAGCTGCATCGCATCGCCCCGAACGAGCGCCCTTGA
- the rlmKL gene encoding bifunctional 23S rRNA (guanine(2069)-N(7))-methyltransferase RlmK/23S rRNA (guanine(2445)-N(2))-methyltransferase RlmL, giving the protein MEFYASCPTGFEDALATEFRDLGLERVRRLKGRVTFEGEVSDAYRACLWSRLASRVLVVLARFDAADDRQLYRGAYDICWERVLAPRATISVSARGFNERLRDTRFSALRVKDALCDRMVDATGARPSVDTSSPDARIVLTLRGERASLNLDLCSEPLFDRLPRACANGRMMRPDYAALMLAQLPMRAGSAEAPALIDLACGGGAIVLEAAGLLLDRAAGRTRRRWGFKGWAAHEDRTWAALIEEADDRSATAAAAVAMGSRRISIVATDTDANAVSLAERTVRAAGLGHLVEFVRPEANAVLAAMSPSPRDPEAARASDRIDTGIIIADMAATPLGRMASAIALITGVCSQPALKDFTLVAVARDGALEAAMAAAPDGTHQIRLGGDDATISIFDAVGNTASTGENAGVRVTGSVDIGCGAPIPILVPGSEHLAHRLKKVARLRRRWAARTGVSSYRVYDADLPDYAASIDLYTAAEATAGRWLVISEYAAPATIEPDLARARFLDILQIASRVLDVEPEHVHARARVRSRGGSQYGRRSTKAGGSVRDRTGAADRCLPLIQEGGLTFLVNFDDYLDTGIFLDHRITRSIIRERAAHRRFLNLFGYTGTATVYAADGGADETLTVDLSNTYLDWAEENMARNGFTGDEHGFIRADARAFIDEMRRCRELWDLIFCDPPTFSNSTKMGGSTFDIQRDHVSLLIGVAHLLAPGGQAVFSTNLRTFRLDVHALERAGIEIRDITAETIPEDFARNPRIHHCYIVDRSSDVDDEASWV; this is encoded by the coding sequence ATGGAGTTCTACGCAAGCTGCCCGACGGGCTTCGAAGACGCGCTCGCTACCGAGTTTCGCGATCTGGGGCTCGAGCGCGTTCGCAGACTGAAGGGTCGGGTGACCTTCGAAGGGGAGGTCTCGGATGCCTACCGCGCCTGCCTGTGGTCAAGACTCGCGAGTCGCGTGCTCGTCGTGCTCGCCCGCTTCGATGCCGCCGACGATCGGCAGCTCTATCGCGGTGCATACGATATCTGCTGGGAGCGCGTCCTCGCGCCGCGCGCCACGATATCGGTCTCGGCGCGCGGCTTCAACGAGCGGCTGCGCGATACGCGCTTCTCCGCCTTGCGCGTGAAAGATGCCCTGTGCGATCGAATGGTCGACGCGACGGGAGCGCGGCCGTCGGTCGATACGTCATCCCCGGATGCCCGCATCGTCCTCACGCTACGCGGCGAGCGGGCGAGCCTGAATCTCGATCTGTGCTCAGAGCCCTTGTTCGATCGCCTGCCACGTGCGTGCGCGAACGGTCGCATGATGCGTCCTGACTATGCCGCTCTCATGCTCGCGCAGCTTCCGATGAGAGCGGGATCCGCAGAGGCGCCCGCGCTCATCGATCTCGCATGCGGGGGAGGCGCCATCGTACTCGAGGCGGCCGGACTGCTCCTTGACAGGGCTGCGGGCCGTACACGCAGACGATGGGGATTCAAAGGCTGGGCAGCCCATGAGGACAGGACATGGGCGGCTCTGATCGAGGAGGCCGACGATCGCTCCGCGACGGCTGCGGCTGCCGTGGCGATGGGATCGCGGCGGATCAGCATCGTCGCCACCGACACCGATGCGAATGCGGTGTCTCTCGCAGAACGGACCGTGCGCGCCGCGGGTCTCGGGCACCTTGTCGAGTTCGTGCGACCTGAAGCGAACGCCGTGCTCGCGGCCATGAGTCCGTCGCCTCGAGATCCGGAAGCCGCCCGGGCGAGCGACAGGATCGATACCGGTATCATCATCGCCGACATGGCCGCGACGCCGCTTGGCCGCATGGCATCTGCGATCGCGCTGATCACCGGGGTTTGCTCGCAACCCGCGCTGAAGGACTTCACGCTCGTCGCTGTCGCGCGCGATGGGGCGCTCGAGGCCGCGATGGCGGCCGCGCCGGACGGGACGCATCAAATCAGGCTGGGAGGCGATGACGCGACCATCTCGATTTTCGATGCCGTCGGCAACACCGCGAGCACAGGGGAAAACGCAGGTGTTCGAGTTACCGGCAGCGTCGACATCGGCTGCGGGGCACCGATCCCCATACTTGTTCCAGGCTCCGAGCATCTCGCGCACCGCCTCAAGAAGGTCGCGCGGTTGCGCAGACGATGGGCCGCGCGCACCGGCGTGTCGAGCTATCGCGTCTACGATGCCGATCTGCCCGACTACGCCGCATCCATAGACCTCTACACCGCCGCGGAGGCCACAGCGGGGCGCTGGCTGGTCATATCCGAGTACGCCGCACCGGCCACCATCGAGCCCGACCTCGCACGAGCTCGCTTTCTGGACATCTTGCAGATAGCTTCGCGCGTCCTGGATGTCGAGCCGGAGCACGTCCACGCCAGGGCCCGCGTCCGCTCGCGGGGCGGCTCGCAATACGGCAGAAGGTCAACCAAGGCAGGCGGGAGCGTCCGCGATCGCACGGGTGCTGCCGATCGTTGCCTGCCGCTTATCCAAGAAGGCGGTCTCACGTTCCTCGTGAACTTCGACGACTACCTCGACACGGGAATCTTCCTCGATCACCGCATCACCCGCTCGATCATCCGCGAGCGAGCGGCGCACCGAAGGTTTCTGAACCTGTTCGGCTACACCGGTACCGCCACCGTCTACGCGGCAGACGGCGGGGCCGACGAGACGCTTACCGTCGATCTGTCGAACACATACCTCGACTGGGCCGAAGAGAACATGGCGCGCAATGGTTTCACCGGAGATGAACACGGCTTCATTCGCGCTGACGCGAGAGCCTTCATCGACGAGATGCGCCGGTGCCGCGAGCTCTGGGATCTGATCTTCTGCGATCCGCCGACGTTCTCGAACTCGACGAAGATGGGCGGAAGCACCTTTGACATCCAGCGCGATCACGTATCGCTTCTCATCGGCGTCGCGCATCTGCTCGCTCCCGGCGGTCAAGCCGTTTTCTCGACCAATCTGCGCACGTTCAGATTGGATGTGCACGCGCTCGAGCGGGCGGGAATCGAGATCAGAGACATCACAGCCGAAACCATACCGGAGGATTTCGCTCGGAACCCCAGAATCCACCACTGCTACATCGTGGATCGATCATCTGATGTGGACGATGAGGCGTCATGGGTATAG
- a CDS encoding helix-turn-helix domain-containing protein produces MTTDGRDCMTGSTPGEDIAAGRAATQLGERLRSLRKKKVLTITQLSLYTGLSVGFLSNMENGISSPTVANLTKVCNALNVSILDVLGEGDALHEIVRDGEAEIIDVPESSMKMKIVDFGANHRAFSVITIEPHARRVDAVAMHPYDEAVYVMRGELAVTIEERRFELSRGDSLFIQANCGHTIENDGTDVSESIWFAVR; encoded by the coding sequence ATGACTACAGACGGCAGGGATTGCATGACGGGTTCGACACCGGGAGAAGATATCGCGGCGGGTCGTGCCGCCACGCAACTGGGTGAGCGCTTGAGAAGTCTCAGAAAGAAGAAGGTGCTCACCATCACCCAGCTCTCCTTGTATACCGGTCTTTCGGTGGGCTTTCTCTCCAATATGGAGAACGGGATCTCAAGCCCCACCGTCGCCAACCTCACAAAGGTCTGCAATGCTTTGAATGTCTCCATCTTGGATGTGCTGGGTGAGGGGGACGCGCTCCATGAGATTGTCCGGGACGGGGAGGCCGAGATCATCGACGTCCCCGAGAGCTCTATGAAGATGAAGATCGTTGATTTCGGCGCAAACCACCGCGCATTTTCAGTGATCACGATCGAGCCGCACGCGCGACGCGTCGACGCCGTCGCGATGCATCCTTACGATGAGGCGGTGTATGTGATGCGCGGCGAGCTGGCCGTGACGATAGAGGAACGTCGATTCGAGCTGAGCCGCGGCGACTCCCTGTTCATACAAGCAAACTGCGGGCATACCATAGAAAACGATGGGACGGACGTGTCCGAGAGCATCTGGTTCGCTGTGCGCTAG